In Shumkonia mesophila, the genomic stretch CGCGGTTGTTCCGCGACATGCACGCTGATTTCTAGCAACCGCCCTCAACGCTGGTCGTCCCAGCTTTCCTCGCCGGCATCCAAAGCTTCGATCCCTTTAAACTTTATCACGATCAGGATCCGTCACCGCGTCGTCGTGCCAGATCCACCATTCGTACGGTGGGGTCTGGGGATAGCCCTTGGGTGAGTCCTCCCACGACTCTTGGCGACCAAGTGCAGTGATGTCGAGGTAGTTCCAGGTGTTCCCCATTTGCTCGTCGCCACGGCCGTTGACGAAGCCGGTGCGGAACACGCGGTCGCCGTCACGAATGAACGCGTTCGTGCCATGCCATTCGTCCACACCGAAGTCGGCATCGAAATCGTCCGTCAGCGTGTACCAGGGGATATGTTCCCAGCCCATCTTTGCCTTCAGGTGCTGAAGGTCGTCTTGCGATCCGCGCGAGACGAAGGCGAGGCTGGTGTCGCGGGCGCCCAAATGTGCCGGGTGCGCAACCTGATCGGCGACCATGGAACAACCGATACAGCCGCGCTCCGGCCAGCGCCCGACGCCGGGCTCCATGAAAGCGCGATAAACGATCAACTGTCGACGGCCATCGAATAAGTCGAGCAGACTCACACGGGAATTTGGCCCATCAAAGGCATAATCCTTCTCGACCGCCAGCCAAGGCATCCGCCGGCGTGCGGCCGCCAGGGCGTCGCGAGCCCGCGAGTGCGCCTTCTCCTTCACGTGCAACTCCTCCCATGCGGCCTTCCACTCCTTAGCCGACACGACTGGCGGCGTCTGCATTCCGAACAGTTCGCTTCCTCGGCCATTCTCAGATGATGTGGTCATGGCTTCCGATCCTCTAGTTTAGGTGCGTTCGAGCTGAGATGTCGCGTGGACTACTCGCTACTGCTCGTGTTACCGGAACAACCTCTGCCGTTGTTCGTTCCTAAATCGTCTGAATACCCGGCCGTGAGGCGAGGCCACTGAGCCGTTGGACGTGTATCGGTGCTCATGCCTTCTTCGATTTGTGGCCAGCCCGAAGGCGAATCCTCCCACGACTGCTCCCGAATGCGGAACGCGTCCACGTCGTCCTGAAACGCGGCTCGATCAACGATCTTTGGAACTCCAAGATCACCTCTAGTTGGCTCCACCATAATTTCCTCCAATGGCTTCCTGTCGCACGATAGGTCGCGCGAGTTGTCGCGAGAGGGCGGAAGCGAGCTTCAGCCAGGGCGACAAGTGGAAAAAGCTCATAAGCAAGTACATCCAGGCCATGCCGCCGATGGGCAGAATGCCGGGTCCCGACGAGCACATCATGGCTTGCATGTCATTCGCCGAAAACCAGGCCATCAACGCGAAGGTTGGCGACGCTGCAAGGCCAAGCCAGCTTGCGGCATCGCGCGACGGCTGGGTATCGGCAGGGCGTTTTCTTGCTAGTATGAACATCGTCATTTTCGAGCTTCCCGTTGAGCTTCGCCAATACCTTTCGGCGTTGAACCTGACAAAGATGTACGGCCGAACGGCAGGAGAACGTGAGTAACAAGTGTGACGGGAATTAAATGGACTCTCTGATAACCGCCGCGGCGCGCGCTCGCGGCGGGCGATCCACTTGCAGCGCTCAAGAGCATCGCATTGCACGACGACGCCCCGGCGCTTGCCTTGCTGGCGTTTTAAGGTTGCTCCGCCACAAAAGGGGCGGCGCCCATCGTCGTCCGTTGGGGACGCGACGGGGCGCCGCAGGTGTCCGCCGGTCGTTGCCTTCCGGCGGACAGCTTCACGCGCACAGGGAGTTGCTAGAACTGGGCCGCTTCGGTCGAGCCGGTCATGGCCGTCGTCGAGGATCGGCCGGCGGAAATGGTTCGCGTGATCTCGTCGAAATAGGTGGTGCCGACCTCGCGCTGGTGACGGGTGGCGGTATAGCCGTGAGTCTCGGCGGCGAATTCCCGCTGCTGCAGCTCCGAATAGCCGGCCATGCCGCGCGCCGCGTAGGCGCGGGCCAGGTCGAAGGTGGCGAGGTTGAGGCTGTGGAAACCGGCCAGCGTCACGAACTGGAACATGTAGCCCATCTCGCCCAGGCGGTCCTGGAAATCGCGCATCTGGGCCTGGCTCAAGTATTTCGCCCAGTTGAAGGAGGGCGAGCAGTTATAGGCCAGCAGCTTGCCCGGGAAGTCGTGACGGATGGCGGTGGCGAACTCGCGGGCGACCTCGATGTTCGGGGTGTCGGTTTCGCACCAGATGAGGTCGGCGTAAGGTGCGTAGGCGAGGCCGCGGGCGATGGCGTAATCCAGCCCGCCGGTGGTCTGATAGAAGCCCTCCACCGTGCGCTGCCCGGTGATGAAACGCCGATCCACCTCGTCGATGTCGCTGGTCAGAAGCTTCGCGGCCTGAGCATCCGTCCGCGCCAGCAGCAGCGTCGGCACCCCCATGACGTCGGCCGCCAGGCGGGCCGCCGTCAGGGTGCGCACGAAGGCGCTGGTCGGCACCAGGACCTTGCCGCCCATGTGGCCGCACTTCTTCTCGGAGGCCAACTGGTCCTCAAAATGGACCCCGGCGGCACCGGCCTCGATCATCGCCTTCATCAACTCGAAGGCGTTGAGGGGGCCGCCGAAGCCGGCCTCGGCGTCGGCCACGATGGGGACCAGGAAGTCGAGGTTGGCGGTGGTCGCGCCCTGGCGCTTCTCCATGTGTTGGATCTGGTCGGCGCGCAGCAGGGCGTTGTTGATGCGCTTGACGACGCTGGGCACGCTGTCGGCCGGATACAGGCTTTGGTCGGGATAGGTCTTGCCGGCGGTGTTGGCGTCGGCCGCCACCTGCCAGCCCGACAGGTAGATGGCGTTGAGCCCGGCGCGAACGTGCTGGACGGCCTGGCCGCCGGTTGTCGCGCCGAGGGAGCGGACCGGCTTGACGCCGTGCAGCCTGCGCCACAGTTTTTCGGCACCCATTTCGGCGAGCGTGTAGCGCTGGCGGAAGGAGCCCGCCAGGGTGGCGACGGTGGCGGGCGCGTAGTCGCGCCGGATTCCTTCCCAGCGGTCGCTGGCCCAGCGCGGCGTCGGCCATCCCTCGTCCAGCGGACGGCCATCCTCGGCAACCGATGGCCGATCGCTAAGAACGTCGGTGGGGCGAATATTTCCGTCATCAGGCACGGTCAGTCTCCTTTTACAGGGGGTTGCGGGGGTACGACCGGGATCGTTACCTGGAATTAAAGTAAGTTATGAGTTGACAGTCTGGCAAGAAGTGTAGAAAAATCATGGGGTTATCATGTAAACAATTGCAAAGGCCAAGACCTCTACTTGTAAATCTGTAATGACGCTGTCGCGGGGGGCTGCCCGCGTGCGTTTGACGACCGGATGGCCTCGGCCAAGGGATAGCGATGCCTGATCCCGAGCTCGGATACAAAGTCCGCCGGCTGCGGCGGGATCGCCATATGACGCAGGCAAGCCTGGCCGACGCCCTGGGGATTTCGGCCAGCTATCTCAACCTGATCGAGCACAATCGGCGCAACCTGACGGTCCCGCTGCTCTTCAAGCTGGCGGACATTTTCGGATTGTCGTTGAAGGACCTGGTTCCCGACCAGCGCAGCTTCGTGCTGTCGGACCTGATGGATGCCCTCAGCGACGATCTGCTGGTCCCTTACGACCTGACGAACATCGAAGTACAGGAGGTCGCGCGCGCCCATCCCAACTTTGCCGGCGCCTTCCTGGCTCTTTACGATGCCTACCGCAAGGCGGCCCAGGACGCGCAGGACCTGGCCGAGTTGTGCGGCGGCCGGGAAGGCGACGGGGAAGGGGGAATGGCCGACGGCTTTCCGGCCGAGCAGGTTTCCGACTTCATCCAGGCGAAGTCCAACTATTTCCCCGCGCTGGAGGCGGCGGCCGAGCGCGTCTCGACGGACATCAAGCTGGCCGACGAAAGCACGTTCCGCGGCATGTCCTCTTTCCTGACCAATGCCTTCGGGGTGCGGGTCATGGCCATGCCGCCGAAGGATGGCTGGACCATCATCCGCCGGTTCGATCCCGGGCGCCACGAGTTGCACATTTCCCGCCATATTCCGCGCGAGACCCGCGATTTCCAGGTGGCCCACCAGATCGGCCTGTTGGCGGCCGACAAGGAAATTCGCGAACTGGCCGCCGAGGCCGGTCTGTTGGGCGATGCGGCGAACGGCCTGATGCGGGCGGCGCTGGCGAACTATTTCGCGGGCGCCCTGCTGATGCCCTATGACGAATTCCATCGCCGGACCCTGGCGTGGAAATACGACGTCGACCTTCTGGCCAACTTCTTCGGCACCAGCTTCGAGCAGGTCTGCCACCGTCTGGTGACCCTGCGCCGTCCCGGCGCCCAGGGAATCCCGCTGCACATGCTGCGCGTCGACATTGCCGGCAACATTTCCAAGCGCTTCTCGCTGTCGGGCATCCGCATTCCCCGCCATGGCGCCAGCTGCCCGCGATGGAACGTCTACTGGGCCTTCATCGAACCGGGCAAGATCAACATTCAGGTTTCGCAGACCCCGGACGGACAAAGGTATTTCTGCATCGCCCGCATGGTTTCGCGGGGGGTGGCGGGGCACAACGCCTCGCGGAGCCTGATGTCGGTGGGCCTGGGTTGCCGGATCGAACATGCCCCGAACCTGGTCTATGCCGAGGGCATGAACCTCGACAACGCCAGCCTGACCATTCCGATCGGCACCTCGTGCCGGACCTGCCCCAGGATGGACTGCGACCAGCGGGCATTCCCGCCCGTCAACAGGAACCTGGGCTTCAACGAGCACGTGCGGGCGACGTCGCCGTATGTCGTGCCGCGATCGACCGACAAGTGACGGATGCGTTGGCGAAGGCGGCGCGGCCGGTGGCGCCCTTGTGTCCGGATGGGGGGCGGAGCATCATGAGGCCATTGAACGGAGCGAAGGAGGGGATCATGCGCTGCGTTGCCTGGCGGACGGCGTTCGCGCTGCTTTTCATGGCGTCCGGGATTCTTGCGGCGAGTCCCGCGCTGGCCGAGAAGCCGGCCTGGGCCGGCGGCGAAAAGGGCGGTCCGCAAAAGTCGGGACCCCAAAAGGGATCGGCCGTGGATTTCCGTTTTCAGGACCAGCACAGGGCGGCCGTTCAGGACTATTTTGCCGGCCAGTACCGTAAGGGCAGCTGTCCGCCGGGCCTGGCCAAGAAGCACAATGGCTGCCTGCCGCCCGGCCAGGCGAAGAAATGGACGATGGGGCGGCCGCTGCCGCGCGACGTCATCTTCTACGATTTGCCGCCGGCCATTCTCATGCAGCTGGGGCCGCCGCCCTCGCGGCACCGTTTCGTGCGCGTCGCCCAGGATATCCTGCTGTTGGCCGAAGGCACGGGCATGGTAGTGGACGCCATCGAAAACCTGAACTGGGAGTTCAGCCGCTAGTCATGGCTGATTGCCCTCGCCGTCGCCCGGAGCGTCCATGACCGACCCCGTCGAATCCCGCCTCATCGACCTGGAAATCCGCCTGGCCCACCACGAGCGCCTGGCCGAGGACCTGTCTTCCGTGATGGCCGAGCAGGGCCAGGTCATCGACCGGCTGGCCTTGCAGGTGCGGCGCCTGGCGGAACGCCTGGGCGATCTCGAAGCCGGCTGGCGCCCACCGCAGGACGACAAGCCGCCGCCCCACTATTGAGCGGGCGCCCGATGGTTTCCGCTCCCACGGTCCCTGCCGGCGAGGCTGCCTACTTCGTCTACGTGCTCTGCAACGACGCCGGCGTCGCCTACACCGGCATCGCCTTGGATGTTGAGGCCCGGCTGGCCCGCCACAACGCCAACGCCGGGGCCCGTTTCACCCGCGGGCGCGGTCCCTGGCGGGTGGCCCACGTCGAGGGGCCGTTCGCCCACGGCGACGCGCTGCGCCGGGAAAGGGCGCTGAAGCGGGATCGGCGCTTCAAGGCGCGGCTCAAGGCCGGATTGGCGACGACATGACGCCATCGGCCCTGGGCAGAGCGGGGCGATGCCGCTACCATGCGGGCTGCTCCTCGATGACCCCAAGCCGGCAGCGGATGGCATGAACACGCCCGATGACGATTCCGAAGACGATGCGCCCGAGTTGCCGCCCGGCGTCAAGAACTACATCACGCCGCAGGGCTTCGGCCGGTTGCAGGAGGAGCTTCGCCACTTGGCGCGGGTGGAACGCCCCAAGGTGGTCGAGGTGGTCTCGTGGGCGGCCGGCAACGGCGACCGCTCCGAAAATGGCGACTACATCTATGGCAAGAAGCGGCTGCGCGAAATCGACCGGCGCATCCGGTTCCTGACCAAGCGCATCGAGGCGGCCGAAGTCGTCGACCCGGCCCGCCAGTCCGGGCGCGACCAGATCTTCTTCGGCGCCACCGTGACCTACGCCAACGGGCGCGGCGAGGAGAACACCGTCACCATCGTCGGCGTCGACGAGGCCAACCTCGAACGCGGCCGGGTCAGCTGGATCTCGCCCATCGCCCGGGCGCTGCTCAAGGCCCACGAGGGCGACGTCGTCACCGTGCGCACGCCAGCCGGCGGCGAGGCCATCGAGGTGGTGGCCATCCGCTATGGGGCGGACGCGTCGACCTAGGGACGCCCGCTCCGCCGGGCCGTTCCCTTCTGGCGGCCTCAGGCGGCCTTCAAGGAATCCGCCAACGTCTTGACGAATTGGAACAGGCGCTTGCGCACCTGTCCGTCGCCGATCCGGAAATAGTTGTGCATAAGCTCGATGGCTTCCCGGGAGCTCATGGGATCGCTGTCGAACTCTGCCTGCCGCGGCTCGGCCAGGCCCTTGCCACGCGGCACCAAGCCCGCCTTCGCCACGTCGTCGGTCATCCCTTCGAAGAAGAAGGCGACGTCGACGCCAAGCGCGTTGGCGATCTTGAACAGGTTGCTCGCGCCGATGCGGTTCGAGCCGTTTTCGTATTTCTGGATCTGCTGGAACGTCACTCCGATGGCTTGGCCCAGGTTCGTCTGGCTGAGACGCAACCCGACACGCCGGGCGCGTACCCGCGATCCGACGTAACGATCGATCAGATTAGGCGTACCTTTCGGAATTCGCTTCTTTTTCATGTCCCCACCCCGAGGCGCTATAGTCGCTGAAGCAAATTACCCGCACACGCACGAGGCCTGTGCGGCTGGTTATCGTTATTACCTATGATAGTGGGGTTTGCCCAGCTAATTGTCTAGCTTTGTGACAGTTCGGAATCGTCCATCCGACCCGTCATCGGGGACAAGGCAACGGGCGACCCCGGTGGGGGGCCGCCCGTCCGCAGGCACGTCAGGACCGGTTCAGACGAACCAGAACTTGAGAACGAAGAGGACCGCCAGGACGTAGACCGCCGGGCTGACCTCGGAAGCGCGACCGCTGGCCAGCTTGACCACCGCATAGGTGACGAAGCCGAACGCGATGCCGTTGGCGATCGAGTAGGTCAACGGCATGGACAGCGCGGTGACCACGGCGGGGGCGACGTCGGTGATGTCGTCCCAGTTGATTTCGGCCAGGCCGCGCACCATCAGGCAGGCGACGAACAGAAGGGCCGGCGCCGTGGCGAAGGCGGGAACCGTCGCGGCAAGCGGGGAAAGGAACAGCGCCAGCAGGAACAGCACCGAGACGACCACGGCCGTCAGGCCGGTCCGTCCGCCGGTGTTGATGCCGGCCGCGCTTTCGATGTAGCTGGTCGTCGTCGAGGTGCCGAGCACGGCGCCGACGCAGGTGGCCGTGCTGTCGGCCAGCAGCGCCTTGCGCAGGCGCGGCAGCCGACCCTGGGCGTCCAGCATGCCACCGCGATGGGCAAGGCCGATCAGGGTTCCCGCCGTGTCGAACAGGTCGACGAACAGGAAGGCGAAGATGATGGTGACGAAGCCGACGTTGAGGGCGCCGGCGAGGTCCATCTGCATGAGGGTCGGGGCCAGGCTGGGCGGCATCGAGAACACGCCCTTGGGTTCGGTCAGGCCGAAGGCGACCCCGATGAAGGTGAGGGCGAGGATCGAGATGATCATCGCGCCCGGCACTCTGAGCGCCGTCAGCACGGCCATGGCCATGAAGCCGGCGATGGCCAGCAGAACGGTCGGGCTGGTCACGTCGCCCAGGGTCACCAGGGTGGCCGGATGGGCGACGATGAGGCCGGACTGCTCGAAGGCGATGATGCCGAGGAAGAGGCCAATGCCGGCCGAGATGGCCAGCTTCAGCGATTGCGGAATGGAATTGACCACCCATTCGCGGACCGGCAGCACGCTGATGGCCATGAAGATGACGCCCGAGATGAACACGGCGCCCAGCGCCACCTGCCAGGTGTGGCCCATGCCCTGGACGACGCCGAAGGTAAAGTAGGCATTCAGCCCCATGCCCGGCGCCAGCGCGAACGGATAGTTGGCGTAAAGGCCCATGATCGCCGTGCCGATGGCGGCCGCCAGACAGGTGGCGACCAGCACGGCCCCCGCGTCCATCCCGGCGATCTTCAGGATCGACGGGTTGACGAAGATGATATAGGCCATGGTGAGGAACGTCGTGACCCCCGCGAGCAGCTCTCTGCGAACGGTCGTGCCGTTCTCGGAGAGCTTGAAAAATGTATCAAGCATGGAATTATCCTTGATGCCCTATTTCCCCCATTTACCATGTCTTCATGGCTTTCGGACTGTAATCGATTTCGCGACGCGTTGTTAAGCGACAACGGAGGGTTGGCCATGAAATCGTCGAAAGCCGCGTGGGCCGCGCTTGCCGGCGCGGCGGTCCTGGCCGTCGCCGGCCGGCCGGCCGCCGCCGAAACCGTGGTGATCAGCCGGGACGACTGCCGGCGCGTGGTGCGCCACGTGGCGTCGGCCGACGTCGCCTACACGCCGGGGGTGGATGCGCGCGGCCGCGCGGTGGCGCCGGCCGACGTAGCCGGTACGCCGCAACTGCGGCTGCCCGAGACCTTCACCTTCGACATCGCCATCGACATGCGCCGCTATCTTGGCGTTCCGAAGGACGAGGCCGGCGCCGCCAGCGCGGCGGCCATCGCCGCCGACAAGGCGAAGACGGCGGCGCAATCGGCGGCCTCCGCCGCAACGTCGGCGGGCGGCGCCGCCGACAAGGCGCGCGACGCGGCCGATGCCGTACAGGCCGACGCCACCGCCGCCCAGACGGCCGCCGCCACTGCCCAGACGGCGGCCGACGCCGCGCCGCTCGACCTCGCCCTGCGGGCCGCCGCCAAGGCCGCCCAGACCGCCGCCGCCGAGGCCGCCGCCAAGGCGGGCCAGGCCGATGCCGATGCCGACGCGGTGGAAAGCCGGGCCTCCCAGGCGCGCACCCTCGCGGAATCGGCGGATGCCGCGAATACCGCCGAGAGCAAGGCCGCCGCGGCGTCATCCGCCGCCGCCGCCGCCGAACAGACCGCATCGCTGGCGGCGGCCATGGCCGGCGACCCGCAGGTGGGGGAGGACGCCACCGTCACCGCGCTGCGCGCCGCCGCCGTTTCGGCCACCGCCGCCGCCCAGACGGCGGATACCGCCGCCGAGGGCTCGACGGCGGCCAACGCCCAGCTTCCCCAGGCCTACCGGGACGCCCGGAAGTACGGCAACCTGGACATGAAGGTGGGGACCATCCGCTACGACATGGCCAGCGGCCGGCTGACCTTCGACGACCAGCCGCTGACCGACGCCGACCAGCGCGCCATCGCCGCCGCCTGCCAAAAGGCCCACGCCGGCGGGCGGTAAGTTCGTCCCGTTTTGCCTTCGCGCCATTGATGTGCGGCGGCCCATCGCCTAAAGTGCCGCCGCTTCATCGTTTTCAGGGACCAGCAACCGATGCGCCTGTCGCAATACTTTCTTCCGACGCTCAAGGAAAACCCCGCCGAGGCGCAGATCGTCTCGCACCGCCTGATGCTTCGGGCCGGCATGATCCGCCAGGCCAGCGCCGGCATTTACGCGTGGCTGCCGCTCGGCTACCGGGTGCTCAAGAAGATCGAGCGCATCGTGCGCGAAGAGCAGGACCGCGCCGGCTGCCAGGAAATGCTGATGCCGACCGTGCAGTCGGCCGAGCTGTGGCGGGAAAGCGGCCGCTACGAGGATTACGGCCCCGAGATGCTGCGCATCCGCGACCGCCACGACCGCGACATGCTCTACGGACCGACCAACGAAGAGCAGATCACCCAGATCGTGCGCGACAACGTGAAAAGCTACAAGGAACTGCCCAAGCTGCTCTACCACATCCAGTGGAAGTTCAGAGACGAGGTGCGGCCGCGCTTCGGGGTCATGCGCGGGCGCGAGTTCCTGATGAAGGACGCCTATTCCTTCGACTTGACGGCCGAGGGGGCGCGCCGCTCCTACAACCGCTTCTTCGTCTGCTATCTGCGCACCTTCGAGCGGATGGGCCTCAAAGCGGTGCCGGTGCGCGCCGACACCGGGCCGATCGGCGGCGATCTCAGCCACGAGTTCCTGGTGCTCGCCGACACCGGGGAATCGGAAATTGCCTGCCACGCCGATTTCATCGACATCGACGCCCACGGATCGACCATCGATTACGACGACGCCGGCGCCCTTCAGGCCACCTTCGATCACTTCACGTCGCTCTATGCGGCGGTGGACGAGCAGCGCGACCCGGCCGTCGAAAAGGCGCTCGGCGACAAGCTGGCCGTGCGCCGCGGCATCGAGGTCGGCCACATCTTCTATTTCGGCGCCAAGTACTCCGACCCGATGAAGGCCCTGGTGGCCGGGCCGGAAGGGGAGTCCGTGAAACTCGAATGCGGGTCCTACGGCATCGGCGTGTCGCGCCTGGTCGCCGCCATCATCGAGGCCTCGCACGACGATGCGGGCATCATCTGGCCCGACGCGGTGGCGCCCTTCAAGGTCGGGTTGATCGACCTCAAGGCCGAGGACGCCGAGTGCGCCCGGGTGTGCGACGACCTGTACCGCCGCCTCCAGAAGGCCGGCGTCGAGGTGCTCTACGACGACCGCGAGGGGCGGGCCGGCGTCAAGTTCGCCGACATGGACCTGATCGGCCTGCCGTGGCAGCTCGTCGTCGGGCCGCGCGGCGTCAAGTCGGGCGTCGTCGAACTGAAGAACCGCCGCACCGGCGAGCGTCAGGAACTGGCCGTCGAGGCCGCCATCGACCGGCTGGCCGGCTAGACGGGAAGGGAGCCGCCGGTGTTTTCCGCCTTCGAACGAATGGTCGCCATGCGCTACCTGCGGGCCCGCCGGCAGGAAGGGTTCATCTCGGTCATCGCCTGGTTCTCGCTGCTGGGAATCGCCCTTGGCGTGGCGACGCTCATCATCGTGATGTCGGTGATGAACGGCTTCCGCCAGGAACTGCTGACCCGCATCCTCGGCATCAACGGCCATCTGATGGTGTCGGGGGCGTCCAACCAGCTGACCGATTTCGATCCGCTGGCCGAAAAGCTGCGCGGCTTGGCCGGCGTCACCCTGGTGACGCCGATGATCGAGGGCCAGGTGATGGCGACCGCCAACGGCGTCGCCCGCGGCGCCGTGGTGCGCGGCGTACGGCCCGAAGACCTGGCCAAGCGTGCCATCGTCGCCGACAACATCGATGCCGGGTCGCTTCAGGACCTCGAGGGGGGGGACGCGGTCCTCATCGGCTCGCGCATGGCCAGCCTGATGGGGCTCAAGGTGGGGGATTCCATCTCGCTGATCTCGCCCAAGGGCAACGTCACCGCCTTCGGCACCGTGCCGCGCCTGCGCGCCTATCGGGTCGCCGGCACCTTCCGCATCGGCATGTACGAATACGATTCCAGCTTCATTTTCATGCCGCTGCCGGCCGCGCAGACCTATTTCCGCCTGCCCGAGGCGGTGACCAACCTCGAAGTCTTCATCGACAACCCCGACAACGCCCGGCGGCTCGGCATCGAGATCGTCCGCGTCATCGGCGCCAAGGGCCAGGTCCACGACTGGCAGCAGGTGAACTCCACCTTCTTCAACGCCATCCAGGTGGAGAGGAACGTCATGTTCCTCATCCTGACGCTGATCATCGTGGTGGCCGCCTTCAACATCGTTTCCAGCATGATCATGCTGGTCAAGGACAAGGGACGCGACATCGCCATCCTGCGCACCATGGGCGCCACCGCCGGCATGATCATGCGCATCTTCTTCCTGTCGGGGGCCAGCATCGGCGTCATCGGCACCATCGCCGGCTTCCTGCTGGGGGTACTGTTCTGCGACAACATCGAGAGCATCCGCCAGGGAATCCAGATGCTGACCGGTACCCAGCTTTTCGACGAGACCATCTATTTTCTGTCGAAGCTGCCGGCCAAGATGGACGCCACCGAGGTCGCCGCCGTCGTCGGCATGGGCCTCGGCCTGTCGTTCCTGGCCACCCTCTATCCCGCCTGGCGGGCCTCGCGCATCGATCCGGCGGAGGCGCTGCGCTATGAGTGAGGCGGCGCTTTCCCTGGTGCGGGTGGGCCGCGCCTTCAAGCAGGCGCAGGGCCGCCTGGAGGTGCTGAAGGGCGCCGACCTGACCCTGATGCCGGGCGAGATGGTGGCCCTGATCGGCCCCTCGGGGGCCGGCAAGTCGACCCTGCTGCACATCGCCGGCCTGCTGGAAAAGCCCGATACCGGCGAGGTCATCATCGCCGGGCAGTCGTGCGGCGGCGCCAACGACGACGCCCGTACCCAACTCCGGCGCCACCACATCGGCTTCGTTTACCAGTACCACCACCTGCTGCCCGAGTTCTCGGCGCTGGAGAACGTGGTGGTGCCCCAGATCATTGCCGGCATAAGCAAGGACGAGGCCCGGGCGCGGGCCCGCGAACTGCTGGGTGTGCTCGGCCTCGCGGCGCGTGAATCGCACCGGCCGGGCAAGCTGTCGGGCGGCGAGCAGCAGCGCGTTGCCATCGCGCGGGCCCTGGCCAACGCGCCCAGCCTGCTTCTGGCCGACGAGC encodes the following:
- a CDS encoding DUF899 family protein; protein product: MTTSSENGRGSELFGMQTPPVVSAKEWKAAWEELHVKEKAHSRARDALAAARRRMPWLAVEKDYAFDGPNSRVSLLDLFDGRRQLIVYRAFMEPGVGRWPERGCIGCSMVADQVAHPAHLGARDTSLAFVSRGSQDDLQHLKAKMGWEHIPWYTLTDDFDADFGVDEWHGTNAFIRDGDRVFRTGFVNGRGDEQMGNTWNYLDITALGRQESWEDSPKGYPQTPPYEWWIWHDDAVTDPDRDKV
- the aceA gene encoding isocitrate lyase, yielding MPDDGNIRPTDVLSDRPSVAEDGRPLDEGWPTPRWASDRWEGIRRDYAPATVATLAGSFRQRYTLAEMGAEKLWRRLHGVKPVRSLGATTGGQAVQHVRAGLNAIYLSGWQVAADANTAGKTYPDQSLYPADSVPSVVKRINNALLRADQIQHMEKRQGATTANLDFLVPIVADAEAGFGGPLNAFELMKAMIEAGAAGVHFEDQLASEKKCGHMGGKVLVPTSAFVRTLTAARLAADVMGVPTLLLARTDAQAAKLLTSDIDEVDRRFITGQRTVEGFYQTTGGLDYAIARGLAYAPYADLIWCETDTPNIEVAREFATAIRHDFPGKLLAYNCSPSFNWAKYLSQAQMRDFQDRLGEMGYMFQFVTLAGFHSLNLATFDLARAYAARGMAGYSELQQREFAAETHGYTATRHQREVGTTYFDEITRTISAGRSSTTAMTGSTEAAQF
- a CDS encoding helix-turn-helix domain-containing protein; the encoded protein is MPDPELGYKVRRLRRDRHMTQASLADALGISASYLNLIEHNRRNLTVPLLFKLADIFGLSLKDLVPDQRSFVLSDLMDALSDDLLVPYDLTNIEVQEVARAHPNFAGAFLALYDAYRKAAQDAQDLAELCGGREGDGEGGMADGFPAEQVSDFIQAKSNYFPALEAAAERVSTDIKLADESTFRGMSSFLTNAFGVRVMAMPPKDGWTIIRRFDPGRHELHISRHIPRETRDFQVAHQIGLLAADKEIRELAAEAGLLGDAANGLMRAALANYFAGALLMPYDEFHRRTLAWKYDVDLLANFFGTSFEQVCHRLVTLRRPGAQGIPLHMLRVDIAGNISKRFSLSGIRIPRHGASCPRWNVYWAFIEPGKINIQVSQTPDGQRYFCIARMVSRGVAGHNASRSLMSVGLGCRIEHAPNLVYAEGMNLDNASLTIPIGTSCRTCPRMDCDQRAFPPVNRNLGFNEHVRATSPYVVPRSTDK
- a CDS encoding SlyX family protein: MTDPVESRLIDLEIRLAHHERLAEDLSSVMAEQGQVIDRLALQVRRLAERLGDLEAGWRPPQDDKPPPHY
- a CDS encoding GIY-YIG nuclease family protein, with translation MVSAPTVPAGEAAYFVYVLCNDAGVAYTGIALDVEARLARHNANAGARFTRGRGPWRVAHVEGPFAHGDALRRERALKRDRRFKARLKAGLATT
- the greB gene encoding transcription elongation factor GreB; the protein is MNTPDDDSEDDAPELPPGVKNYITPQGFGRLQEELRHLARVERPKVVEVVSWAAGNGDRSENGDYIYGKKRLREIDRRIRFLTKRIEAAEVVDPARQSGRDQIFFGATVTYANGRGEENTVTIVGVDEANLERGRVSWISPIARALLKAHEGDVVTVRTPAGGEAIEVVAIRYGADAST
- a CDS encoding helix-turn-helix domain-containing protein, translating into MKKKRIPKGTPNLIDRYVGSRVRARRVGLRLSQTNLGQAIGVTFQQIQKYENGSNRIGASNLFKIANALGVDVAFFFEGMTDDVAKAGLVPRGKGLAEPRQAEFDSDPMSSREAIELMHNYFRIGDGQVRKRLFQFVKTLADSLKAA
- a CDS encoding NCS2 family permease, which codes for MLDTFFKLSENGTTVRRELLAGVTTFLTMAYIIFVNPSILKIAGMDAGAVLVATCLAAAIGTAIMGLYANYPFALAPGMGLNAYFTFGVVQGMGHTWQVALGAVFISGVIFMAISVLPVREWVVNSIPQSLKLAISAGIGLFLGIIAFEQSGLIVAHPATLVTLGDVTSPTVLLAIAGFMAMAVLTALRVPGAMIISILALTFIGVAFGLTEPKGVFSMPPSLAPTLMQMDLAGALNVGFVTIIFAFLFVDLFDTAGTLIGLAHRGGMLDAQGRLPRLRKALLADSTATCVGAVLGTSTTTSYIESAAGINTGGRTGLTAVVVSVLFLLALFLSPLAATVPAFATAPALLFVACLMVRGLAEINWDDITDVAPAVVTALSMPLTYSIANGIAFGFVTYAVVKLASGRASEVSPAVYVLAVLFVLKFWFV
- the proS gene encoding proline--tRNA ligase, whose translation is MRLSQYFLPTLKENPAEAQIVSHRLMLRAGMIRQASAGIYAWLPLGYRVLKKIERIVREEQDRAGCQEMLMPTVQSAELWRESGRYEDYGPEMLRIRDRHDRDMLYGPTNEEQITQIVRDNVKSYKELPKLLYHIQWKFRDEVRPRFGVMRGREFLMKDAYSFDLTAEGARRSYNRFFVCYLRTFERMGLKAVPVRADTGPIGGDLSHEFLVLADTGESEIACHADFIDIDAHGSTIDYDDAGALQATFDHFTSLYAAVDEQRDPAVEKALGDKLAVRRGIEVGHIFYFGAKYSDPMKALVAGPEGESVKLECGSYGIGVSRLVAAIIEASHDDAGIIWPDAVAPFKVGLIDLKAEDAECARVCDDLYRRLQKAGVEVLYDDREGRAGVKFADMDLIGLPWQLVVGPRGVKSGVVELKNRRTGERQELAVEAAIDRLAG